In Thermocladium sp. ECH_B, one DNA window encodes the following:
- a CDS encoding acetyl-CoA acetyltransferase (catalyzes the synthesis of acetoacetyl coenzyme A from two molecules of acetyl coenzyme A; it can also act as a thiolase, catalyzing the reverse reaction and generating two-carbon units from the four-carbon product of fatty acid oxidation), whose amino-acid sequence MRDVAVVGVGQSRFGKRNDVNLQELAWEAVREALSDAKLSQKDIQYSVVSNMGLWSAEELPAVTINEYCGLTPTGSHRVEAACASGSAGITSAYNMVASGAVDIAIAIGIEKMNESPTDTVVELIGRAGYYLWEFENFGLTFPGYYALHMNAYMAQYGATEEDFCKAAVKAHHYGSLNPKAQFRNEITVEQCLSSKYVAWPIKLYDASPITDGAAAVILASGEIARKITDTPIWIRSIGYATGSANLTKRLDFTGLEAARRAAEAALRRVGLERREAWRHFDVAEVHDCFTIAEVMAYEDLGIAERGTGIQLIRDGQTYKGGLLPVNLDGGLKAKGHPIGATGVSMIAGLTDQLLQRAEPRERQADIRRGWALAHNVGGTGHYAYITLLSLDREGTPA is encoded by the coding sequence ATGCGGGACGTTGCTGTTGTTGGGGTGGGTCAATCCCGATTCGGCAAGAGAAATGATGTAAATCTACAGGAACTGGCTTGGGAAGCCGTGAGGGAGGCGTTGAGTGATGCCAAGTTAAGCCAGAAGGATATTCAGTACTCAGTGGTTAGTAATATGGGTCTCTGGTCCGCCGAGGAGTTGCCCGCCGTTACTATAAATGAGTATTGTGGATTAACGCCAACCGGTAGCCATAGAGTGGAGGCCGCGTGCGCATCTGGTAGTGCTGGAATTACTTCTGCTTATAATATGGTTGCCAGCGGTGCCGTTGATATAGCCATAGCCATAGGTATTGAGAAAATGAATGAATCGCCAACCGATACCGTGGTCGAGTTAATCGGCCGCGCCGGGTACTACTTATGGGAATTCGAGAACTTTGGCTTAACTTTTCCAGGCTATTATGCCCTACACATGAATGCATACATGGCTCAATACGGTGCGACGGAGGAAGACTTCTGCAAGGCCGCNGTCAAGGCTCATCACTATGGTTCACTTAATCCTAAGGCTCAATTCAGAAATGAAATAACAGTGGAGCAGTGCCTATCAAGCAAGTACGTCGCGTGGCCAATTAAGCTATATGACGCTAGCCCAATAACTGACGGCGCCGCAGCCGTCATACTTGCAAGTGGAGAAATCGCACGAAAAATAACTGATACGCCAATCTGGATACGCTCGATAGGTTATGCAACTGGCTCCGCTAACCTTACCAAGAGACTTGACTTCACCGGTCTTGAGGCGGCTCGTAGAGCAGCGGAGGCGGCGCTTAGGCGGGTTGGCTTGGAGAGGAGGGAGGCGTGGCGGCATTTCGATGTTGCCGAGGTTCATGATTGCTTCACGATTGCTGAGGTCATGGCGTACGAGGACTTAGGAATAGCTGAGAGAGGCACTGGGATACAATTGATTAGGGATGGTCAGACATATAAGGGAGGCTTGCTTCCGGTTAACTTGGATGGAGGTTTAAAGGCGAAGGGCCACCCAATAGGTGCAACGGGTGTAAGCATGATTGCTGGATTAACTGATCAATTGCTTCAGAGAGCGGAGCCCCGGGAGCGGCAGGCCGATATTAGGAGGGGATGGGCTTTGGCTCACAATGTTGGCGGCACCGGTCATTATGCATATATTACCCTATTATCCCTAGATCGCGAGGGGACCCCAGCATGA